A window of Nodosilinea sp. FACHB-141 contains these coding sequences:
- a CDS encoding proton extrusion protein PcxA yields MQNSGFFRSAQRWVSHTPERALNQAYEAAQMIEAIEREYFGGNPISPRYGSYGDSAIAYFQGELKKYLNLIKVRMAVFRASRSLVRVTDPRVTEVQLPAAGADELAVSVIDQQAMFFRKLQLIDDVLARYASLETNPERVITLANGTSGSLEPAPSSQVLRSRTDQARDGQLLTGPAAATANTPPQDGTRAAGLSDRANVLPRSILRTVDRIRQDLDPNAEQEVVKEFRNSKAKTTAAIRFVLLLVIVPLLTQQFTKAFIVGPIVDRVRAGGEEIEVFLNPEMEEEALHELQQFEERLRFEVLIGKVPALSELNIEERVRAKAADVEEEYRERSASSVKNVFSDILAAIAFALLLIYRKQDVANIKAFMDEIVYGLSDSAKAFIIILFTDTFVGFHSPHGWEIILEGLSRHLGLPANRDFIFLFIATFPVILDTIFKYWIFRYLNRISPSAVATYKNMNE; encoded by the coding sequence ATGCAGAATTCAGGCTTTTTTCGCAGCGCCCAGCGGTGGGTTTCTCACACCCCCGAGCGTGCCCTCAACCAGGCCTATGAAGCCGCTCAGATGATTGAGGCGATCGAGCGTGAGTACTTTGGTGGCAACCCCATCTCGCCCCGCTACGGCAGCTACGGTGACAGCGCCATCGCCTACTTTCAGGGTGAGCTGAAAAAATATCTCAACCTGATCAAGGTTCGCATGGCTGTGTTTCGAGCCAGCCGATCGCTTGTGCGGGTCACTGACCCCAGGGTGACAGAGGTGCAGCTACCTGCTGCTGGGGCCGACGAGCTGGCCGTCAGCGTGATTGACCAGCAGGCGATGTTTTTTCGCAAGCTCCAGCTAATCGACGACGTGCTGGCCCGCTACGCCAGCCTCGAAACTAACCCCGAACGGGTGATTACCCTCGCCAACGGAACCAGCGGCAGCCTGGAGCCCGCTCCTTCAAGCCAGGTGCTGCGATCGCGGACTGACCAGGCGCGGGACGGGCAGCTATTAACTGGCCCAGCCGCGGCGACTGCCAACACTCCTCCCCAAGACGGCACCAGAGCAGCGGGCCTCTCTGACCGGGCCAATGTGCTGCCTCGCTCCATCCTCCGCACCGTAGACCGTATTCGCCAAGACCTCGACCCCAACGCCGAGCAAGAAGTGGTTAAGGAGTTTCGCAACTCCAAAGCTAAAACCACTGCTGCCATTCGGTTTGTGCTGCTGCTGGTGATTGTGCCGCTGCTGACCCAGCAGTTTACTAAAGCTTTTATTGTCGGGCCGATCGTTGATCGGGTGCGGGCTGGGGGCGAAGAAATCGAAGTCTTTCTCAATCCCGAAATGGAGGAAGAAGCCCTCCACGAACTCCAGCAGTTTGAAGAGCGCCTGCGTTTTGAGGTGCTAATTGGCAAAGTCCCTGCCCTGTCTGAGCTGAATATCGAAGAGCGCGTGCGCGCCAAAGCTGCCGACGTTGAGGAGGAATACCGCGAGCGCAGCGCCAGCTCCGTTAAAAACGTGTTCTCTGATATTTTGGCGGCGATCGCCTTTGCCCTCCTGCTGATTTACCGCAAGCAGGACGTAGCCAACATCAAAGCCTTTATGGATGAGATTGTCTATGGTCTCAGCGACAGCGCCAAAGCCTTCATCATCATTCTATTCACCGACACCTTCGTCGGCTTCCACTCACCCCACGGCTGGGAAATCATTCTAGAAGGCCTCTCGCGACACCTAGGCTTACCCGCCAACCGCGACTTCATTTTCCTATTCATCGCCACCTTCCCAGTTATCCTCGACACCATCTTCAAATACTGGATCTTCCGCTACCTGAACCGCATTTCACCCTCGGCCGTGGCGACCTACAAGAACATGAATGAGTAG
- a CDS encoding beta-fructosidase: MGHATTSDFAVIDWGDESSFDVLKPPLKHWANTCIWSGDIIKAQNSYLMFYTSRDRYQDDGMTQSIGVAYTSDLFSNQWHFFDTQLKPKYFYQTRGVADDLTIHAWRDPFLFRHRASRQIFMLASAKALSGPESRRGVIALLKVADDNFAQAVRGEREWQYCSPLLEPGGYSEMEVPQLYQRAEDSYELVFSCWAKYDFSPVTGGVGGFQGISIPPLWTEERGGQRPVRVGDRVPLPLASQTTRVLAPETQGLYACRIVPELGGEIIGFDIQTGGIRRSGVQTNLTSMDRDFSDLAV; encoded by the coding sequence GTGGGCCATGCCACTACGTCAGATTTTGCCGTTATTGATTGGGGCGACGAGAGCAGTTTCGACGTTTTAAAACCTCCTCTCAAGCACTGGGCAAACACCTGCATTTGGAGTGGAGATATAATCAAAGCCCAAAACAGCTATCTTATGTTTTACACATCAAGAGATCGCTATCAAGACGACGGCATGACCCAAAGCATAGGGGTTGCTTACACCAGTGATTTGTTCTCCAATCAGTGGCATTTCTTTGATACCCAGCTGAAGCCAAAATACTTTTATCAAACCCGAGGCGTTGCCGACGATCTAACTATTCACGCTTGGCGAGATCCATTTTTGTTTCGCCATCGAGCTAGTCGCCAAATTTTCATGCTGGCGTCAGCTAAGGCGTTGAGTGGCCCGGAAAGCAGGCGTGGCGTAATTGCTCTACTGAAAGTTGCCGACGACAACTTTGCTCAGGCTGTGCGCGGAGAGCGCGAATGGCAATATTGTTCGCCGCTATTAGAGCCCGGCGGCTACTCCGAAATGGAAGTCCCACAGCTTTATCAACGTGCTGAAGATAGTTATGAGCTGGTGTTTTCGTGCTGGGCAAAATACGATTTTTCACCCGTTACCGGAGGGGTAGGCGGCTTCCAGGGCATCTCTATTCCCCCACTCTGGACGGAGGAGCGTGGTGGTCAAAGGCCGGTCAGAGTGGGCGATCGAGTTCCGCTGCCCTTAGCTAGCCAAACCACCCGTGTGTTGGCTCCAGAGACTCAAGGGCTCTATGCCTGTCGTATCGTGCCTGAACTAGGAGGCGAAATCATTGGCTTTGATATTCAGACAGGTGGCATCCGCCGCAGTGGTGTGCAAACTAACTTGACCTCAATGGACCGTGACTTTTCTGATTTGGCGGTTTGA